From Streptomyces sp. 6-11-2, one genomic window encodes:
- a CDS encoding alpha-ketoacid dehydrogenase subunit beta: MTTVALKPATMAQALTRALRDAMAADPTVHVMGEDVGPLGGVFRITDGLAKEFGEDRCTDTPLAEAGILGTAVGMAMYGLRPVVEMQFDAFAYPAFEQLASHVAKMRNRTRGKMPLPITIRIPYGGGIGGVEHHSDSSEAYYMATPGLHVVTPATVADAYGLLRAAIDSDDPVVFLEPKRLYWSKDTWNPDDPQTVEPVGRAVVRRTGRSATLITYGPSVPVCLEAAEAARAEGWELEVVDLRSLVPFDDETVCASVRRTGRAVVVHESGGFGGPGGEIAARVTERCFHHLEAPVLRVAGFDLPYPPPMLERHHLPGVDRILDAVARLQWEAGS; encoded by the coding sequence ATGACCACCGTCGCACTCAAGCCGGCCACCATGGCCCAGGCCCTCACGCGCGCGCTGCGCGACGCGATGGCCGCCGACCCCACCGTGCACGTCATGGGCGAGGACGTCGGCCCCCTCGGCGGCGTCTTCCGCATCACCGACGGCCTCGCCAAGGAGTTCGGCGAGGACCGCTGCACGGACACCCCGCTGGCCGAGGCCGGCATTCTCGGCACCGCCGTCGGCATGGCCATGTACGGGCTGCGCCCGGTGGTCGAGATGCAGTTCGACGCCTTCGCCTACCCGGCGTTCGAGCAGCTGGCCAGCCATGTCGCGAAGATGCGCAACCGCACCCGCGGCAAAATGCCCCTGCCGATCACCATCCGCATCCCCTACGGCGGCGGCATCGGCGGTGTGGAGCACCACAGCGACTCCTCCGAGGCGTACTACATGGCGACTCCGGGGCTCCATGTCGTCACGCCCGCGACCGTCGCCGACGCCTACGGGCTGCTGCGGGCCGCCATCGACTCCGACGACCCGGTCGTCTTCCTGGAGCCCAAGCGGCTGTACTGGTCGAAGGACACCTGGAACCCGGACGACCCGCAGACCGTCGAGCCGGTGGGCCGCGCGGTGGTGCGGCGCACCGGCAGGAGCGCCACGCTGATCACGTACGGCCCGTCCGTGCCCGTCTGCCTCGAAGCCGCCGAGGCGGCGCGGGCCGAGGGCTGGGAGCTGGAGGTCGTCGACCTGCGCTCGCTGGTGCCGTTCGACGACGAGACGGTGTGCGCGTCGGTGCGGCGCACCGGACGCGCGGTCGTCGTGCACGAGTCGGGCGGGTTCGGCGGCCCGGGCGGGGAGATCGCCGCCCGTGTCACGGAGCGCTGCTTCCACCACCTGGAGGCACCGGTGCTGCGCGTGGCCGGGTTCGACCTCCCCTACCCGCCGCCGATGCTGGAGCGGCACCACCTGCCCGGCGTCGACCGGATCCTGGACGCCGTGGCGCGTCTGCAGTGGGAGGCGGGGAGCTGA
- the pdhA gene encoding pyruvate dehydrogenase (acetyl-transferring) E1 component subunit alpha: MTVMEQRGAYRPSPPPAWQPRTDPAPLLPDAEPYRVLGTEAAAKADPELLRRLYAQLVLGRRYNTQATALTKQGRLAVYPSSTGQEACEVAAALALEERDWLFPSYRDTLAVVARGVDPVEALTLLRGDWHTGYDPYEHRVAPLSTPLATQLPHAVGLAHAARLKGDDVVALAMIGDGGTSEGDFHEALNFAAVWQAPVVFLVQNNGFAISVPLAKQTAAPSLAHKAVGYGMPGRLVDGNDAAAVHEVLADAVRQARAGGGPTLIEAVTYRIDAHTNADDATRYRGDAEVEAWREHDPIQLLERELTGRGLLDEDGVRAAREDAEAMAARLRERMNQDAPLDPMDLFAHVYAEPTPQLREQRAQLVAELQAESEEGTAR, translated from the coding sequence ATGACGGTCATGGAGCAGCGGGGCGCGTACCGGCCATCGCCGCCGCCCGCCTGGCAGCCCCGTACCGACCCCGCGCCGCTGCTGCCCGACGCGGAGCCCTACCGCGTCCTGGGGACGGAGGCGGCCGCGAAGGCCGATCCGGAGCTGCTGCGCCGTCTGTACGCGCAGCTGGTCCTGGGCCGCCGTTACAACACGCAGGCCACCGCCCTGACCAAGCAGGGCCGCCTGGCGGTCTACCCCTCCAGCACCGGCCAGGAGGCTTGCGAGGTCGCCGCGGCGCTCGCCCTGGAGGAGCGCGACTGGCTCTTCCCCAGCTACCGCGACACGCTCGCCGTCGTGGCCCGCGGCGTCGACCCCGTCGAGGCCCTGACGCTGCTGCGCGGCGACTGGCACACCGGCTACGACCCCTACGAGCACCGTGTCGCACCGCTGTCGACGCCGCTGGCCACCCAGCTGCCGCACGCCGTCGGCCTCGCCCACGCCGCCCGCCTCAAGGGCGACGACGTGGTCGCGCTGGCGATGATCGGCGACGGCGGCACCAGCGAGGGCGACTTCCACGAGGCGCTGAACTTCGCCGCCGTCTGGCAGGCCCCCGTCGTCTTCCTCGTGCAGAACAACGGCTTCGCGATCTCCGTCCCGCTCGCCAAGCAGACCGCGGCACCGTCCCTGGCCCACAAGGCCGTCGGGTACGGCATGCCGGGCCGCCTGGTCGACGGCAACGACGCCGCCGCCGTGCACGAGGTGCTCGCCGACGCCGTGCGACAGGCGCGCGCGGGAGGCGGGCCCACCCTGATCGAGGCGGTGACCTACCGCATCGACGCCCACACCAACGCCGACGACGCCACCCGCTACCGCGGCGACGCCGAGGTCGAGGCCTGGCGCGAGCACGACCCGATCCAGTTGTTGGAGCGGGAGCTGACCGGGCGCGGCCTGCTCGACGAGGACGGCGTCCGCGCCGCCCGCGAGGACGCCGAGGCGATGGCCGCCCGGCTGCGCGAGCGCATGAACCAGGACGCTCCGCTCGACCCCATGGACCTGTTCGCCCACGTGTACGCGGAGCCGACCCCGCAGCTGCGCGAACAGCGCGCCCAGCTGGTCGCCGAGCTCCAGGCCGAGTCGGAGGAGGGTACGGCCCGATGA
- a CDS encoding Lrp/AsnC family transcriptional regulator gives MAEEPDGAVPPPRPLDAIDQDILRMLQTDGRASIRSVAEQVHVSRANAYARINRLIEDGVIRGFGARVDHERAGHGTSAYITLKIVQNTWRTVREQLRQLPGAHHIALVGGDFDVLLLVHTPDNRALRELVLTRLQAIPEVLSTRTLLVFEEEDLEPQG, from the coding sequence ATGGCCGAGGAGCCGGACGGCGCCGTGCCGCCACCGCGTCCGCTGGACGCCATCGACCAGGACATCCTGCGCATGCTCCAGACGGACGGGCGCGCGTCGATACGGTCGGTCGCCGAACAGGTCCACGTCTCGCGTGCCAACGCCTACGCCCGGATCAACCGGCTCATCGAGGACGGCGTCATCCGCGGCTTCGGCGCCCGCGTCGACCACGAACGGGCGGGGCACGGCACATCCGCGTACATCACGCTGAAGATCGTGCAGAACACCTGGCGCACGGTGCGCGAGCAGCTCAGACAGCTGCCCGGCGCCCACCACATCGCGCTGGTCGGCGGCGACTTCGACGTCCTGCTGCTGGTGCACACCCCGGACAACCGGGCGCTGCGTGAGCTGGTCCTCACCCGGCTCCAGGCCATCCCCGAGGTGCTCAGCACGCGCACGCTGCTGGTGTTCGAGGAGGAGGACCTGGAGCCGCAGGGGTGA
- a CDS encoding TetR/AcrR family transcriptional regulator, whose product MTTARRDTYTPETLLSVAVQVFIERGYDGTSMEHLSRAAGISKSSIYHHVAGKEELLRRAVSRALDELFGILDEEHARTGRAVERLEHVVRRMVEVLITELPYVTLLLRVRGNTETERWALERRRDFDHRVADLLRASAEEGDVRADVEVRLATRLVFGMINSIVEWYRPDGRGMGEREVADAVTRLVFSGLRKD is encoded by the coding sequence ATGACCACCGCCAGGCGCGACACGTACACCCCGGAGACGCTGCTGTCCGTGGCCGTTCAGGTCTTCATCGAACGCGGCTACGACGGCACCTCCATGGAGCACCTGTCCCGGGCGGCCGGCATCTCCAAGTCGTCGATCTACCACCACGTCGCCGGCAAGGAGGAGCTGCTGCGCCGGGCGGTCAGCCGGGCGCTGGACGAGCTGTTCGGGATCCTCGACGAGGAGCACGCGCGCACGGGGCGCGCCGTCGAGCGCCTGGAGCACGTGGTGCGGCGCATGGTCGAGGTGCTCATCACCGAACTGCCCTATGTGACGCTGCTGCTGCGCGTGCGCGGCAACACCGAGACCGAGCGCTGGGCGCTGGAGCGGCGCCGCGACTTCGACCACCGGGTGGCCGATCTGCTGAGGGCGTCGGCCGAGGAGGGGGACGTGCGCGCCGACGTGGAGGTGCGGCTGGCGACCCGGCTCGTCTTCGGGATGATCAACTCGATCGTGGAGTGGTACCGGCCCGACGGGCGCGGCATGGGGGAGCGCGAGGTGGCCGACGCGGTGACGCGGCTGGTCTTCTCGGGGCTGCGCAAGGACTGA
- a CDS encoding 3-hydroxyacyl-CoA dehydrogenase: protein MTALDLSSPVAVVGTGTMGQGIAQVALVAGHTVRLYDAVPGRAREAAAAIGARLDRLVEKDRLTGAERDAARARLLAADGLTELADCALVVEAVLERLDVKQELLKELEVVVGDDCLLATNTSSLSVTAVGGALRVPGRLVGLHFFNPAPLMPLVEVVSGFATDVTSATRAYETARAWGKTPVACADTPGFIVNRIARPFYAEAFAVYESQGADPATIDAVLRESGGFRMGAFELTDLIGQDVNESVTHSVWRSFFQDVRFTPSLAQRRLVESGRHGRKSGRGWYDYREGAERPEPHTAEQEAPPAYVVAEGGLGPASDLLALIREAGIQVREENEDHGTRLVLPGGGRLVLADGQTSVEFRDAVCFDLALDYRAATRIALSASQDTSPRTVAEATGLFQALGKKVSVIGDVPGMIVASTVARIVDLAHDAVAKGVATEEDIDTAMRLGVNYPLGPFEWSRRLGGTWAWSLLDNLHECDPSGRYAPSLALHRHAYATDKREGTS, encoded by the coding sequence ATGACAGCACTCGACCTCAGCAGTCCGGTGGCCGTCGTCGGCACCGGCACCATGGGCCAGGGCATAGCCCAGGTCGCGCTGGTCGCGGGTCACACCGTACGCCTGTACGACGCCGTGCCCGGGCGGGCCCGGGAGGCGGCCGCCGCGATCGGCGCCCGGCTCGACCGGCTCGTCGAGAAGGACCGGCTGACCGGCGCCGAGCGGGACGCGGCCCGCGCCCGGCTCCTGGCCGCCGACGGCCTGACCGAACTCGCCGACTGCGCGCTGGTCGTCGAGGCCGTCCTGGAGCGGCTCGACGTCAAGCAGGAACTGCTGAAGGAGTTGGAGGTCGTCGTCGGCGACGACTGCCTGCTCGCCACCAACACCTCCTCCCTGTCGGTGACGGCCGTCGGCGGCGCGCTCCGCGTCCCGGGCCGCCTCGTGGGCCTGCACTTCTTCAACCCGGCCCCGCTGATGCCGCTGGTCGAGGTGGTCTCCGGGTTCGCCACCGACGTCACGTCGGCCACGCGCGCGTACGAGACGGCCCGCGCCTGGGGCAAGACCCCCGTGGCCTGCGCGGACACCCCCGGCTTCATCGTCAACCGCATCGCCCGGCCCTTCTACGCCGAGGCCTTCGCGGTGTACGAGTCCCAGGGCGCCGACCCCGCCACCATCGACGCGGTCCTGCGCGAGTCGGGCGGCTTCCGGATGGGGGCCTTCGAACTGACCGACCTCATCGGGCAGGACGTCAACGAGTCGGTCACCCACTCGGTGTGGCGGTCGTTCTTCCAGGACGTGCGGTTCACCCCCTCGCTGGCCCAGCGCCGTCTGGTCGAGTCCGGCCGGCACGGCAGGAAGAGCGGCCGGGGCTGGTACGACTACCGCGAGGGCGCCGAGCGCCCCGAGCCGCACACCGCGGAACAGGAGGCGCCGCCCGCGTACGTGGTCGCCGAGGGCGGCCTCGGGCCCGCCTCGGACCTGCTCGCCCTGATCAGGGAGGCGGGCATCCAGGTGCGCGAGGAGAACGAGGACCACGGCACCCGCCTGGTGCTGCCGGGCGGTGGCCGGCTGGTCCTCGCCGACGGGCAGACCTCGGTGGAGTTCCGGGACGCGGTCTGCTTCGACCTCGCCCTCGACTACCGCGCGGCCACGCGGATCGCCCTGTCCGCCTCCCAGGACACCTCGCCGCGGACCGTCGCCGAGGCCACCGGCCTGTTCCAGGCGCTCGGCAAGAAGGTCAGCGTCATCGGGGACGTCCCCGGCATGATCGTCGCCAGCACGGTCGCCCGGATCGTCGACCTGGCGCACGACGCCGTCGCCAAGGGGGTGGCCACCGAGGAGGACATCGACACCGCGATGCGCCTGGGCGTCAACTACCCGCTCGGGCCCTTCGAGTGGAGCCGCAGGCTCGGCGGCACCTGGGCCTGGTCCCTGCTGGACAACCTGCACGAGTGCGATCCGTCCGGCCGCTACGCGCCGTCGCTCGCGCTCCACCGCCACGCCTACGCCACCGACAAGCGGGAGGGCACCTCATGA
- the paaN gene encoding phenylacetic acid degradation protein PaaN, whose product MAAELTAHELIARHRPTLDQALEAIRTRAYWSPHPEHPKAYGENGSLDAAAGKAAFDAVLGTRLDLGQPGTDDWVGGEVSPYGIELGVSYPHADIDVLLPAMKAGQRAWRDAGAEARAVVCVEILKRISDRTHEFAHAVMHTSGQAFMMAFQAGGPHAQDRGLEAVAYAYVEQVRTPDTAEWTKPQGKRDPLALTKRFTAVPRGIALVIGCNTFPTWNGFPGLFASLATGNAVLVKPHPRAVLPLALTVRTAREVLAEAGFDPNLIALAAERPGEGIAKTLATRPEIRIIDYTGSTSFGDWLEANARQAQVYTEKAGVNTVLVESTGNYKGMLANLAFSLSLYSGQMCTTPQNLLIPRDGIRTDEGPKSFDEVAADLAKAVDGLLGDDARANALLGAIVNPDVKARLEAAAGLGEVALASREITNPDFPGAVVRSPVIVKLDGAKPDAEAAYMNECFGPVSFAVAVDSAADAVELLRRTIRDKGAMTVGAYTTDEEVEQAVQEVCLEEAAQLSLNLTGGVYVNQTAAFSDFHGSGGNPAANAALTDGAFVANRFRVVEVRREA is encoded by the coding sequence ATGGCCGCCGAACTGACCGCACACGAGCTGATCGCCAGGCATCGGCCCACCCTGGACCAGGCGCTGGAGGCGATCCGCACCCGCGCGTACTGGTCGCCCCACCCCGAGCACCCCAAGGCCTACGGGGAGAACGGCAGCCTCGACGCGGCCGCCGGCAAGGCCGCCTTCGACGCCGTCCTGGGCACCCGCCTCGACCTCGGCCAGCCCGGCACGGACGACTGGGTGGGCGGCGAGGTCTCGCCGTACGGCATCGAACTGGGCGTGAGCTACCCGCACGCGGACATCGACGTCCTGCTGCCCGCCATGAAGGCCGGCCAGCGGGCGTGGCGGGACGCGGGCGCGGAGGCGCGCGCCGTGGTGTGCGTGGAGATCCTCAAGCGGATCAGCGACCGGACGCACGAGTTCGCGCACGCGGTCATGCACACCTCCGGCCAGGCCTTCATGATGGCGTTCCAGGCGGGCGGCCCGCACGCCCAGGACCGCGGCCTGGAGGCGGTGGCGTACGCGTACGTGGAGCAGGTGCGCACCCCCGACACCGCCGAGTGGACCAAGCCGCAGGGCAAGCGCGACCCGCTCGCCCTCACCAAGCGGTTCACCGCCGTCCCGCGCGGGATCGCGCTGGTCATCGGCTGCAACACCTTCCCGACCTGGAACGGCTTCCCGGGCCTGTTCGCCTCCCTCGCCACCGGCAACGCCGTCCTGGTCAAGCCGCACCCGCGCGCGGTGCTGCCGCTCGCGCTCACGGTGAGGACCGCCCGCGAGGTGCTCGCCGAGGCCGGCTTCGACCCGAACCTGATCGCGCTCGCCGCCGAACGTCCCGGCGAGGGCATCGCCAAGACGCTCGCCACCCGCCCCGAGATCAGGATCATCGACTACACCGGCTCGACGTCGTTCGGCGACTGGCTGGAGGCCAACGCCCGCCAGGCGCAGGTCTACACGGAGAAGGCCGGCGTCAACACGGTGCTCGTGGAGTCCACCGGGAACTACAAGGGGATGCTCGCCAACCTGGCCTTCTCGCTGTCCCTCTACAGCGGCCAGATGTGCACCACCCCGCAGAACCTGCTGATCCCCCGCGACGGCATCCGCACCGACGAGGGACCCAAGTCCTTCGACGAGGTGGCGGCCGACCTCGCCAAGGCCGTGGACGGCCTCCTCGGCGACGACGCCCGCGCCAACGCGCTGCTCGGCGCGATCGTCAACCCGGACGTCAAGGCCCGCCTGGAGGCCGCCGCGGGCCTCGGCGAGGTCGCCCTCGCCTCCCGCGAGATCACCAACCCGGACTTCCCCGGCGCGGTCGTCCGCTCGCCGGTGATCGTGAAGCTGGACGGCGCCAAGCCGGACGCCGAGGCCGCCTACATGAACGAGTGCTTCGGCCCCGTCTCCTTCGCCGTCGCCGTCGACTCGGCCGCCGACGCGGTGGAGCTGCTGCGTCGCACGATCCGCGACAAGGGCGCGATGACGGTGGGCGCGTACACGACCGACGAGGAGGTCGAGCAGGCGGTGCAGGAGGTGTGCCTGGAGGAGGCCGCCCAGCTGTCGCTGAACCTCACCGGCGGGGTGTACGTCAACCAGACCGCCGCCTTCTCCGACTTCCACGGCTCCGGCGGCAACCCGGCGGCCAACGCGGCCCTCACCGACGGCGCGTTCGTCGCCAACCGCTTCCGCGTGGTGGAGGTCCGCCGGGAGGCGTAG
- a CDS encoding RNA methyltransferase — protein sequence MSDPVRDWHRLAGGTVLLDGFHALKHALRFGAEVPVAVTADRHAALALADELAPDVRDTLDALLNEVPRETYASLVPRPHPTAVAALAVRPSREANLRALAHSPRSAPVVVLDQPRNLGNAGAVIRLAAGFGATGVVTTGTLDPWHPTVVRGGAGLHFATAVERLDVDELPRGPLFALDPEGEDIRGVKLPDDAVLAFGSERSGLSADLRARTDHLVALPMRPQVSSYNLATSVAMTLYHWSATGGAAAS from the coding sequence ATGAGCGACCCCGTACGCGACTGGCACCGGCTGGCCGGCGGCACCGTGCTGCTCGACGGCTTCCACGCCCTCAAGCACGCCCTGCGCTTCGGGGCCGAGGTGCCGGTGGCTGTCACCGCCGACCGGCACGCGGCGCTCGCCCTCGCCGACGAGCTGGCCCCCGACGTACGGGACACGCTGGACGCCCTGCTGAACGAGGTGCCGCGGGAGACGTACGCCTCCCTCGTGCCGCGCCCGCATCCCACGGCCGTGGCGGCCCTCGCCGTACGGCCGTCCCGCGAGGCCAATCTGCGGGCGCTGGCGCACTCGCCCCGCAGCGCGCCGGTCGTCGTCCTGGACCAGCCGCGCAACCTGGGCAACGCGGGGGCGGTGATCCGCCTGGCCGCCGGTTTCGGGGCGACCGGAGTGGTCACCACGGGCACCCTGGACCCCTGGCACCCGACGGTGGTGCGCGGCGGGGCGGGGCTGCACTTCGCGACCGCCGTGGAGCGGCTGGACGTCGACGAGCTGCCCCGCGGGCCGCTGTTCGCGCTCGATCCGGAGGGCGAGGACATCCGCGGGGTGAAACTGCCCGACGACGCCGTGCTCGCCTTCGGCTCCGAGCGCAGCGGCCTGTCGGCCGACCTGCGCGCGCGCACCGACCATCTGGTGGCGCTGCCGATGCGCCCCCAGGTCTCCAGTTACAACCTCGCCACCAGTGTGGCGATGACGCTGTACCACTGGAGCGCCACCGGGGGCGCGGCCGCATCCTGA
- a CDS encoding HTTM domain-containing protein: protein MNRLALSVSRGIARVTETALGPYQTAVIRIGFSLTWLLFLLREFPHRHELYGPDGPWSWNLAQQLTSDNGAFTALLWFRGDLWFETCYALAVLASLLLALGWRTRTTSVLFMVGVLSLQNRSVFVGDGGDNVLHLMSLYLVFTRCGQVWSLDARRAARVRAAHARGERVPDRAGPALWSVLGLFLAVITAAGRIQGEVFVPVLLWTVWLGLALWWAAGRRARSAQPRMLLNVVADIVHNGALLVIMAEACLIYATAGWYKVQGSRWQDGTAVYYPLHLDYFSPWPALAGLLAASGTMVMLVTYGTVMAQVAFPFTLFNRRVKNVLLAVMMAEHAVIAVVLGLPFFSLAMIAADSVFLPTPFLRRLGGLAARARARLRRGGDRPQEKDPRSPEDAGPARVGFPA, encoded by the coding sequence GTGAACCGCCTCGCGCTCTCGGTCTCGCGCGGGATCGCGAGGGTCACCGAGACGGCCCTCGGCCCCTACCAGACCGCCGTCATACGCATCGGCTTCTCGCTGACCTGGCTGCTGTTCCTGCTGCGCGAGTTCCCCCACCGCCACGAGCTCTACGGCCCCGACGGCCCGTGGAGCTGGAACCTGGCCCAGCAGCTGACCTCGGACAACGGCGCCTTCACGGCCCTGCTGTGGTTCCGCGGCGACCTCTGGTTCGAGACGTGCTACGCGCTGGCCGTGCTGGCGAGCCTGCTGCTCGCGCTGGGCTGGCGCACCCGCACCACGTCCGTGCTCTTCATGGTCGGCGTGCTCTCCCTGCAGAACCGCAGCGTCTTCGTGGGCGACGGCGGCGACAACGTGCTGCACCTGATGTCGCTGTACCTGGTGTTCACCCGCTGCGGCCAGGTCTGGTCGCTCGACGCGCGCCGGGCCGCGCGGGTACGGGCGGCACACGCGCGCGGGGAGCGGGTCCCCGACCGGGCCGGTCCCGCCCTGTGGAGCGTGCTGGGGCTGTTCCTGGCCGTGATCACGGCGGCGGGCCGGATACAGGGCGAGGTGTTCGTGCCCGTCCTCCTGTGGACGGTCTGGCTGGGCCTGGCCCTGTGGTGGGCGGCCGGGCGCCGGGCGCGCTCGGCGCAGCCGCGGATGCTGCTGAACGTCGTCGCCGACATCGTCCACAACGGCGCCCTGCTCGTGATCATGGCCGAGGCCTGCCTGATCTACGCCACGGCCGGCTGGTACAAGGTCCAGGGCTCGCGCTGGCAGGACGGCACCGCCGTCTACTACCCGCTCCACCTGGACTACTTCTCGCCCTGGCCGGCCCTGGCCGGTCTGCTGGCCGCCAGCGGCACGATGGTGATGCTGGTGACCTACGGGACGGTGATGGCGCAGGTCGCGTTCCCGTTCACGCTGTTCAACCGGCGGGTGAAGAACGTCCTGCTGGCGGTCATGATGGCCGAGCACGCCGTGATCGCGGTCGTGCTGGGGCTGCCGTTCTTCTCCCTGGCGATGATCGCGGCGGACTCGGTGTTCCTGCCGACGCCCTTCCTGCGCCGCCTGGGCGGCCTCGCGGCACGCGCGCGTGCGCGACTGCGGCGGGGCGGGGACCGGCCCCAGGAGAAGGACCCGCGCTCCCCGGAGGACGCCGGGCCCGCCCGCGTAGGCTTCCCGGCATGA
- a CDS encoding DUF5819 family protein, protein MSLPHQVGAVLVLAVVAVVVCVHLGMVFLHVTPSNTVNREHAEAVDGWVYPEFEQNWKLFAPNPLQQNVAVQVRAEVRTADGGTRTTGWYDLSAEDGRAIEGNLLPSHTQQNELRRAWDFYGAAHDADNRPVGLRGTLAEQYLRRIAVLRLERGDAAGAGGVLERVQIRSRTSNVPPPPWSNEKPTGKPSYRSLQWWTVPAGETRGGVR, encoded by the coding sequence TTGTCCCTGCCGCATCAGGTGGGTGCGGTGCTGGTGCTCGCGGTGGTCGCCGTCGTGGTGTGTGTGCATCTCGGGATGGTGTTCCTGCATGTCACGCCGTCGAACACGGTGAACAGGGAGCACGCCGAGGCCGTCGACGGGTGGGTCTACCCGGAGTTCGAGCAGAACTGGAAGCTGTTCGCGCCGAACCCGCTCCAGCAGAACGTCGCCGTCCAGGTGCGCGCGGAGGTCCGCACGGCGGACGGCGGCACCCGTACCACCGGCTGGTACGACCTGTCCGCCGAGGACGGCCGGGCCATCGAGGGCAATCTGCTGCCCAGCCACACCCAGCAGAACGAACTGCGCCGCGCCTGGGACTTCTACGGCGCCGCCCACGACGCCGACAACCGGCCGGTGGGCCTGCGCGGCACCCTGGCCGAGCAGTACCTGCGCCGTATCGCGGTGCTGCGTCTGGAACGCGGGGACGCGGCCGGCGCGGGCGGCGTCCTCGAACGCGTCCAGATCCGCAGCCGCACCAGCAACGTGCCCCCGCCCCCGTGGAGCAACGAGAAGCCGACAGGCAAGCCGTCCTACCGCTCGCTGCAGTGGTGGACGGTGCCGGCCGGCGAGACCCGGGGAGGCGTACGGTGA
- a CDS encoding rhodanese-like domain-containing protein, translated as MPTVGVQDLEDGDFLLDVREDDEWRAGHAEGALHIPLSEFVARYGELTGTAPQDGRIHVICRSGGRSAQVAMYLVQQGVDAVNVDGGMQVWAASGRPVVTDEGRPGQVV; from the coding sequence GTGCCCACGGTCGGGGTCCAGGACCTCGAGGACGGCGACTTCCTGCTGGACGTCCGCGAGGACGACGAGTGGCGGGCGGGTCACGCCGAGGGGGCGCTGCACATTCCCCTCAGCGAGTTCGTGGCCCGGTACGGCGAACTGACCGGGACGGCGCCCCAGGACGGGCGGATCCATGTGATCTGCCGCTCCGGCGGGCGGTCGGCGCAGGTCGCGATGTACCTGGTCCAGCAGGGCGTCGACGCGGTGAACGTCGACGGCGGCATGCAGGTGTGGGCCGCCTCGGGGCGGCCCGTCGTGACCGACGAGGGGCGTCCCGGCCAGGTGGTGTGA